The Natrinema saccharevitans genome includes the window CCCCGCGGCGATGGCCAGCGGCGTCGCCAGCCCCAGCGCACAGGGACAGGAGACGATGACGACCGTGAGCCCGAGCAACAGCGCCGTCGCCGGGCTCGAGCCGGTCGCCAGCGAGACGGCGACCGTCCCGATGGCGAGGGCGATCACCAGCGGGACGAAGACGGTCGCGAGCTTGTCCGCGAGCCGCTGGACGCCCGGCCGGGAACTCTGGATCGACCAGAGCAGGGAGACGAGCCGGTCGAGGGTACTTTCCGCTTCGTCGCCGACCGCGACGACGAGCGGGGCGTCGGTGACGACGGTTCCCCCGCGGACCGGATCGCCCGGCCCCTTCTCGGCCGGCAGCGACTCGCCGGTGACCAGCGACTCGTCGACCGCGGCCGATCCCTCCGCGATCTCGCCGTCGAGGGGAACCCGCTCGCCGGGACGCACGAGCAGGCGGTCGCCGGGCTCGACCGCCTCGAGGGGTACCGTCTCGCCGCTCTCGCGGCGGGCCTCGTCGACCTGCCGTTCGGTCAGGTCGGAGAGCAGGCCGGTCGCGCGGCGCTTGACGATCCGTTCGTAGCGCCCGCCTGCGGTGACGACGAGGACGACGGCGACGGTGACGTCGAAGTAGAGGTGGGCGTTGCCGAGCAGGATCGCGACGGCGCTGTAGCTATAGGAGCCGAGTGCCGCCGTCGCCACCAGTAGGTCCATGTTCGGGCTGCCGGCCCGGAGGCTAACGTACGCCCCCCGAAGGATCGGACCGCCGGTATAGAAGAGAATAATCGAGGTGAACACCCATATGTTCGCCGACAGAAAGGCGCTTTCGTACCCGCCGAAGTCGGCGACCGGCTGGTAGCCGAAGTACGTCGGGTAGAGAAACAGGACGTACCACATCATGACCATCATGCCGAAGAAACCGCCGAACAAGAGCGGCGCGAGCCCGTCGTCCGAGCCGCTCGTCTCGCCCGCGGCGGATCGGTCCGACGCGGTGTACCCGTATCCGGAGACGAGTTCCGGGAGGTCGTCGGTATCGAGTCGATCGGGATCGTAGACGAGCCGAATCGTATCCGTCGCGTAGCTCGCCGTCGCGCCGCGGACCCCTGGTTCTCGCTCGGCGGTGGTCTCGAGGAACGCCTCACAGGTCGAACAGTGCATGCCGTCGACCGCGAGATAGGCGTCCTCTCCGTCGAGATCGTCGAGGTCAGGCCCGTCGTCTCCGGAATCGAGACGGGATTGGACCGCCGACTCGTCGGGTGCGTCGTCGGTCCCGTCGAGCGCGCGAGCGACCTCGAGACAGCCGCGACAGCAAAACGTTCCGTCGACGTCCGGGTCGGTGATCGGCTCCGCCGGCGTCGGCAGGTCACAGAGGTCGCAGGCGTCGGGGGCCGAGTCGCCGACCGCCGCCGTCCCGTCGGTCGCACTCGAGCCGTCGGTGTCGGCCGGTGACGACATCGAACCCCCGGCGGGTGGTGAGTCCGGAGCCATCGTTAGAATAGTGGTTCGTACGGGAGCGGAAGATGGGGCAGGTGGATGCCGTACAGCATCAGGCCGTGCGAGAGGGGGATGTAACCGAGGAGAATAAACGCCGCGCCCAGCGCGCGGTGAAGTCGCACCCGCGTGTCGACGTCGATCGCAGTCATAGCGGTGCCGTAGACGAACAGCGTGGGGATCGTTCCGACTCCGAGGACGGCCAGCGAGAGCGCGCTACGTGCCGGCGACCCCAGCGCGAACGCGTAGAGATACGCGGGATAGATGATCGGACACGGCATGACCCCGTGAACGGCACCGAGCGCGACGATCCCCGGCGACGTCGCGAGCCGATCGATACGGCTCGAGAGCAGCTCCGAGAGCCGGCGAAACAGCGTGCCGACGATCGGGAGCCCGTGGCCGGGAACGGCGGTCTTTCCTCGGAGGTAGTAGAGCCCGCTCGCGACGATCGCGATCCCGACGAGGATGCCGGTCGCCCCTCTGACGCTATCCCCGACCGCGGCGACGGCCTCGCTCGAGGCGATCGTCACCGCACCGAGGAGACCGAACAGGCCACCGATCGCGGCGTAGCTGATCGTCCGGCCGAGGTTGAACAGCGCGTGCTGGCGCACCTCGTAGCCGGTCAGCGTGTCGTCGCGGCGCTTGTCACTGGCGTCGCCGATCCGGTCGGCGTAGGTCGTCACGAGCGGGCCGCACATTCCCAGACAGTGTGCGCCGGCGAGCAGCCCGACGACGAAGAGGACGAATAGATTCACGTGCCCGAGGTCGAGTCCGGATCCCGGACTCGCCATCAGCGGTGTGCCGACGGAGAGCCAGGCGGCTCGGTGCCCCGCACCAGTCGTCAATAGCTCCAGCGGGAGTGAAAGGGGAGTCATCTCGCGGGCGGCAGTCACCCGGCAGTTCCGTTGCCGTTACCGTGGTGATCGCCGTGCGAGCCCTCGACCGGGGACATCGCGACGTACAGTGAACCGACGATGAGAACGACGTTGACCGTGCTGACGGCACCGGCGTATACCGAGTTGGTGAGTCCGTAGACGAGCAACGGAACGATCGCCAGTAGCCCCGCGGTCGCAGCCAGCCGCGGCGATACTGTCTCGAGATTCATACTCGCCACTGTGCGCGACGAGGGCTTAATACCCCACCCTCTTCCCATCGATCGGGAACCAAGGTTGATGGTAAGTCGCCCCTATTCCCTACTCGTCCGTATGAGTCCCAGAACAGAACAACGGGAGCCCGATCAGGTTCGAACACTCGGGCACGAGGAGTACGACCCGATCGGGACGGCGATCCTAATCGGAATTTACTTCCTGATACTGGTACTGCTATGGATATTCATGTACTTCGTTGAGTTCCTCGGCAACGGGCCGACCGTCGTCGGAATGGCCCTGACGGTGGTGGGAGTGGCATGAACATTCACACCTACGAGAAGGTCTGGATCGTCGCTTCCATGGTGTTAATCGTTGGTTTCATCGCGACGATCACTTACGGGGCGGTCGGCCCGGGTATCGCGATGATCGACGACGACGGTGGCGACATCAATCCCGACAAAATCAACGACGACGAACGGTTCGCCGAGCCCGGCGTCGAACACGTCGGCGGCAACGAGTACGAAGTCACGGTCGTCGCACAGGCGTGGTCGTACACGCCCAGCGAAATCGAGATACCGGCCAACAGCGAGGTGACGTTCTACGTCACCAGCCGGGACGTGACACACAGCTTCTCCGTCGTGGGAACGAACGTGAACACGATGGTCGTTCCCGGGCAGGTCTCGGAGATGACCGCGAAGTTCGACGAACCCGACGAGTACGGCATCCTCTGTAACGAGTACTGCGGCGAGTTTCACCACACGATGGAAGGAAAACTGAACGTCGTCCCCGAAGACGAGTTCGACCTGACCGAACTGTCCGTCGAGGCCGACGACGAGATCGACGCGGGCAACGAGACGACCATCACCGCAAACGTGGAAAACGGCATGCAAGAGGACCTCGAGACGACCGTCTCCCTCGAGATCGGCAATCAGACGCAGGAAGAGGACGTGACGGTGCCCGGCGACGGCAGTGAGGAAGTCGAGTTCACCGTCGACAGCGCCGACCTCGGCGAGGGTGACAACGACTGGACCGTGACCGTCGACGACTACGAGGAAAGCGGAACGCTGTCGGTCGTGACTTCCGAGGGCAACGAGTCCGCTGACGGAGGTGACGGCGATGCGTAACGCCTACCTCGATCAGTTCCCCGACGAGGCGCGAGTGATCAAAGCGGCTTTCTGGAGTTCCTTCATCGCGCTGGCGATCGGCGGGGTGCTCGGGCTGGTGCAGGCGCTTCACCGCACCGACGTCTTCAGGTTCATTCAATCACCCGACTACTACACCGTACTGACCGCCCACGGCGTGTTGCTGGTGATCGTGTTTACGATCTTCTTCCTCGTGGGGACTTTCACGTGGGCGGTAACGACCAGCCTCGATCGGGGCGTCGTCGACGTCCGGTTCACCTGGGCCTGGTACATCATGATGGTCATCGGCGCGGCACTCGCCGGGATCACGATCTTTAGCGGCTTCCTCAACTCGGCGCCGTCGATACTCGGCTCGAAGTTGAACGCCGACGTCCTCTTTACGTTCTACGCGCCGCTTGAGGCCCATCCGTTCTTCTACATCGGCTTGGTGCTGTTCGTTGTCGGCTCCTGGCTCGCCGGCGTCGACTGGTTCCGGACGTGGTTGGCCTGGCGGCGCGAGAACCCCGACGAGCGGATCCCGCTGCCGACCTTCATGGTCCTGACGACGACGCTGTTCTGGTACATCTGCACGCTGGGTGTGGCCACGTCGATCCTCGTGTTCCTGCTGCCGTGGTCGCTGGGGATCACCGAGTCGGTTAATCCGCTGTTGACCCGGACGCTGTTCTGGTACTTCGGCCACGCCGTCGTCTACTTCTGGCTGATGCCGGCGTACCTGATGTGGTACACCATGCTGCCGAAGTTCTCCGGCGGGAAACTGTTCAGCGACCCGCTTGCACGCGTCGTCTTCGTACTGTTCTTGCTGCTCTCGACGCCGCTCGGCATTCACCACCAGTATCTGGATCCGGGCATCGCCGAGGGGTACAAGTTCATCGCGATGACGAACACGATGTTCCTCCTCCTGCCGAGCCTGCTGACCGCCTTCACCGTCGTCGCGAGCATGGAACACGGCGCGCGACAGCGCGGTGGAGAGGGCTACCTCGGTTGGCTGAAGGCGCTCCCGTGGCGCGACCCGATCTTCACCGGGATGGCGCTTGCGGGCCTGATGTTCGCCGCGGCCGGCTTCTCCGGCATGATCAACGCCGGCATGAACATCAACTACCTCGTCCACAACACGTGGTGGGTCGTCGGGCACTTCCACCTCACCGTCGGCACTGCCGTCGCGCTGACGTTTATGGCCGCCTCCTACTGGTTCATCCCGCAGCTGACGGGCAAAGAACTCTGGAACCGGTCGGTCGCACTCGGACAGGTCGTCCTCTGGTTCATCGGCATGACGTTCATGACCAACGCGATGCACCGCTCCGGGCTGTTCGGGCTTCCCCGCCGGACCGCCGAACCGCAGTACCAGGGCTTCGACTTCGAGCCCGCCGTGGGTACCGTCGGCGAGATCAACATGCAGGTCGCACTCGGCGCGGCCATCCTGACGCTGTCGCTTGCCCTGTTCCTCCTGAACATGGTCATGACCTCGATCGGCAGCAACAGCGAGTCGATCCCCGACAACACCTACGCGGATACGCTCTCCGGAGCCGAGGACTCGCCGCGCATCCTCGACAATCTCAAACTCTGGACCGCGATCGCCGTCGTCCTCGTGATTATCGCGTACACGCTCCCGCTCGCGAGCATCATCGACGCCGGCGGCCTGTTCGGACCCAACATCGAGGGCGTCAGACTCTCGACGTGGGTCGATCCCGCCGTCATCGAGTCCCTCAGTGAGGTGATCCGATAGATGCGCATCTCCGAAGGGGCGCTCCTCGTCGTTCTGGCCATGCTCGTCCCGTTCATCGTCGAACTCCGGACGGCGCTCTCGTGGTTCGGCATCAAACTAACCATCCTCGAGACGCTCATTCTCGGGTCGGTGATCACGCTGGCGGTCCTCGTGTGGGCGATGCGGCCCGAAAAGAACGATACGAACGGGGGATCGTCCCGGCCAAGCTGACCTGCCCCGTTTTTTCTACCGACTCCTCGCGACGGCTCGATTCTTAAAACCCGTCGCGATCGCGCAGCAATTCGACGACCTCGCGGACCCGCTGTGACGACTCCCGCGGCGCGACGAGGATCCGATCGTCGTAGGCGGCGACGATCAGCTCTTCGACCTCGAGCAGGGAGACGTGCCGGTCGGGCGCGGCGACGACGTTGTCGGTCGCGTCGACCGAGAGAATCCCACCGGCGACGCGGTCGTTCGTCGCGTCCGCGTCGCGGTTCGATCGGGTCCGCCCGACCGCATCCCACGTCCCGAGGTCGTCCCACGCGACCGGCAGCGGCGTCACGAAGACGTCGCTTGCCCGCTCCATGATCGCGTAGTCGACGCTGACGGCGTCGATCGCGTCGAACCCGCGCTCTGGCTCGCCGGCCTCGAGGGCGTCGACCAGCCCCGCGAGCGGCGAGTCCCGCGCCTCCCGAAGGAGGGCGGTCGGCGTCCAGGCGAAGATCCCGGCGTTCCAGTACGCACCCGACTCGCGGAGCCGCCGCGCTTCCTCGCGGTCGGGTTTCTCCGTGAAGCGCTCGACGGCGTCGTAGTCCGTCCCTCCAAGGGCGTCTCCGCCGTCCGCGGGAACGAGGTAGCCGTAGCCCGTCGCCGGTCGCGTGGGTTCGACGCCCAGCGTCACGAGACCGCCGGTCTCGGCGGCGATCTCGGCGGCGCGCTCGAGGCGAGCAACGAACACCGCGTCGTCGTCGACGTGGTGGTCACTGGGAAGCGAGAGCAGGACCGGCTCCCGGTCGAACCGCTCGCGGAGCCGCCAGGCGGCGTAGACCAGCGCCGGGCCGGTGTCCCTGCCGGCGGGTTCGACCAGCAGGCCCGCCTCGGGCGCGCGGTCGTGAACCGCGTCGACGAACGATTCGCGAGTCAGGACGTAGCGTTCGTCGGCGAAGGCGGTCCGATCCACCGTCCGCGAGAGCAGCGAGCGGGTGCCGCCGAACTCGAGGAACTGCTTGGGGCGATCCCCCCGACTCGCGGGGTAGAGCCGGCTGCCGATGCCCCCGGCGAGGACGCAGGCGACGACGGGCCGGTCCATCTCACCAGGTCTCGATCCGCCCGCGTCGGACGTCTTCGGCACAGCCCTCGCAGTCGGGATGGTCCGCCTCGTAACAGGCCGGTCGGTACTCCTCGTCTAATTTCGCCGCCCGCTGTTGGGCGTAGCGTCGACAGACGATCTTCGCCCGGCCCGCCTCGTCGGTGGGTAACTCGCGGGCGTTTCGCGCCACCTCGTAGGCCTCGCGGGCCTCCTCGAGCTGGCCGTCGGTCGATCTGCGAAGCTCCTCGAACTGCTCGCCGGCTCCCTGCAGCGTCGAGCGCAGGAACCGCTCGAGTCGACGCCGATCCGCCATTACCCCCGATTCGACCGCCGGACACATAGGCCCGCCGGTGGTCCGGGGCGATCGCCGACCGATCCCGATCGCGGAACCGATGATAACGACTTTCATTATCCCGACGAAGGCAACGACTATGGCTATCCGAGATGCCCTCCGGGGAATCACCGCACCGACGGT containing:
- a CDS encoding heavy metal translocating P-type ATPase encodes the protein MAPDSPPAGGSMSSPADTDGSSATDGTAAVGDSAPDACDLCDLPTPAEPITDPDVDGTFCCRGCLEVARALDGTDDAPDESAVQSRLDSGDDGPDLDDLDGEDAYLAVDGMHCSTCEAFLETTAEREPGVRGATASYATDTIRLVYDPDRLDTDDLPELVSGYGYTASDRSAAGETSGSDDGLAPLLFGGFFGMMVMMWYVLFLYPTYFGYQPVADFGGYESAFLSANIWVFTSIILFYTGGPILRGAYVSLRAGSPNMDLLVATAALGSYSYSAVAILLGNAHLYFDVTVAVVLVVTAGGRYERIVKRRATGLLSDLTERQVDEARRESGETVPLEAVEPGDRLLVRPGERVPLDGEIAEGSAAVDESLVTGESLPAEKGPGDPVRGGTVVTDAPLVVAVGDEAESTLDRLVSLLWSIQSSRPGVQRLADKLATVFVPLVIALAIGTVAVSLATGSSPATALLLGLTVVIVSCPCALGLATPLAIAAGIQSAAERGIVVAAETIFEDAPDVDTVVLDKTGTLTTGTMTVDAVHTVAGDAGDDGPDREELLRRAGAVEALSEHPVAAAVADAAPDDATTASAVEGFERASRGVSGRVDGDRVVVGHPDFCRERGLAIPDALEPRIEDARTAGRVPVVVGWEDHVHGVVVVGDSPREDLEAALTDLSADHEVVVLTGDEGAAAERFRDLEGVDEVFAGVPPEAKAETVDRLRARGTVAMVGDGSNDAPALAAADVGIAMGGGTQLATDAADAVIVGDDLTAVGETFAVATATHRRIRQNLGWAFVYNAVAIPLAVAGLLNPLFAAVAMAASSLLVVCNSARSL
- a CDS encoding sulfite exporter TauE/SafE family protein: MASPGSGLDLGHVNLFVLFVVGLLAGAHCLGMCGPLVTTYADRIGDASDKRRDDTLTGYEVRQHALFNLGRTISYAAIGGLFGLLGAVTIASSEAVAAVGDSVRGATGILVGIAIVASGLYYLRGKTAVPGHGLPIVGTLFRRLSELLSSRIDRLATSPGIVALGAVHGVMPCPIIYPAYLYAFALGSPARSALSLAVLGVGTIPTLFVYGTAMTAIDVDTRVRLHRALGAAFILLGYIPLSHGLMLYGIHLPHLPLPYEPLF
- a CDS encoding cytochrome-ba3 oxidase subunit, translated to MNLETVSPRLAATAGLLAIVPLLVYGLTNSVYAGAVSTVNVVLIVGSLYVAMSPVEGSHGDHHGNGNGTAG
- a CDS encoding cytochrome c oxidase subunit II — encoded protein: MNIHTYEKVWIVASMVLIVGFIATITYGAVGPGIAMIDDDGGDINPDKINDDERFAEPGVEHVGGNEYEVTVVAQAWSYTPSEIEIPANSEVTFYVTSRDVTHSFSVVGTNVNTMVVPGQVSEMTAKFDEPDEYGILCNEYCGEFHHTMEGKLNVVPEDEFDLTELSVEADDEIDAGNETTITANVENGMQEDLETTVSLEIGNQTQEEDVTVPGDGSEEVEFTVDSADLGEGDNDWTVTVDDYEESGTLSVVTSEGNESADGGDGDA
- a CDS encoding b(o/a)3-type cytochrome-c oxidase subunit 1, producing MRNAYLDQFPDEARVIKAAFWSSFIALAIGGVLGLVQALHRTDVFRFIQSPDYYTVLTAHGVLLVIVFTIFFLVGTFTWAVTTSLDRGVVDVRFTWAWYIMMVIGAALAGITIFSGFLNSAPSILGSKLNADVLFTFYAPLEAHPFFYIGLVLFVVGSWLAGVDWFRTWLAWRRENPDERIPLPTFMVLTTTLFWYICTLGVATSILVFLLPWSLGITESVNPLLTRTLFWYFGHAVVYFWLMPAYLMWYTMLPKFSGGKLFSDPLARVVFVLFLLLSTPLGIHHQYLDPGIAEGYKFIAMTNTMFLLLPSLLTAFTVVASMEHGARQRGGEGYLGWLKALPWRDPIFTGMALAGLMFAAAGFSGMINAGMNINYLVHNTWWVVGHFHLTVGTAVALTFMAASYWFIPQLTGKELWNRSVALGQVVLWFIGMTFMTNAMHRSGLFGLPRRTAEPQYQGFDFEPAVGTVGEINMQVALGAAILTLSLALFLLNMVMTSIGSNSESIPDNTYADTLSGAEDSPRILDNLKLWTAIAVVLVIIAYTLPLASIIDAGGLFGPNIEGVRLSTWVDPAVIESLSEVIR
- a CDS encoding CbaC protein, producing the protein MRISEGALLVVLAMLVPFIVELRTALSWFGIKLTILETLILGSVITLAVLVWAMRPEKNDTNGGSSRPS
- a CDS encoding mannose-1-phosphate guanylyltransferase; protein product: MDRPVVACVLAGGIGSRLYPASRGDRPKQFLEFGGTRSLLSRTVDRTAFADERYVLTRESFVDAVHDRAPEAGLLVEPAGRDTGPALVYAAWRLRERFDREPVLLSLPSDHHVDDDAVFVARLERAAEIAAETGGLVTLGVEPTRPATGYGYLVPADGGDALGGTDYDAVERFTEKPDREEARRLRESGAYWNAGIFAWTPTALLREARDSPLAGLVDALEAGEPERGFDAIDAVSVDYAIMERASDVFVTPLPVAWDDLGTWDAVGRTRSNRDADATNDRVAGGILSVDATDNVVAAPDRHVSLLEVEELIVAAYDDRILVAPRESSQRVREVVELLRDRDGF
- a CDS encoding DUF7091 family protein codes for the protein MADRRRLERFLRSTLQGAGEQFEELRRSTDGQLEEAREAYEVARNARELPTDEAGRAKIVCRRYAQQRAAKLDEEYRPACYEADHPDCEGCAEDVRRGRIETW